A genomic segment from Clostridia bacterium encodes:
- the purD gene encoding phosphoribosylamine--glycine ligase gives MQVMVIGGGGREHTIIKKLKESSKIDKIFALPGNGGIAADAECVAIGAKDIDGAVAFAKENKIEFAVVAPDDPLVLGMVDALEAVGVKCFGPKANAAIIEGSKVFSKNLMKKYNIPTAQYEVFSEMDAALKYLKTAPIPTVIKADGLALGKGVVIAETREDAMNAVKSMMEDKIFGESGNNIVVEEFLTGPEVSVLAFTDGKTLVPMVSSMDHKRALDNDKGLNTGGMGTIAPNPYYTEDIAKVCMDTIFMPTMDAMNKEGRTFKGCLYFGLMLTEKGPKVIEYNCRFGDPETQVVLPLLESDLFEIMQAVAEVRLSEVDVKFSNGSACCVVMASAGYPQKYESGFEIKVSDAFKGNLFVAGAKLEDGKMLTAGGRVLGVTATADTLENAIDKAYAEVKNVSFENAFYRNDIGQRALKAKEA, from the coding sequence ATGCAGGTTATGGTTATTGGCGGCGGCGGTCGCGAGCATACCATTATTAAAAAGTTAAAAGAAAGCAGTAAGATTGATAAAATCTTTGCCCTTCCGGGTAACGGCGGTATTGCGGCAGATGCTGAGTGTGTTGCAATCGGTGCAAAGGATATCGATGGTGCAGTGGCTTTTGCAAAAGAAAACAAGATTGAATTTGCTGTTGTTGCACCCGATGATCCGTTGGTACTTGGTATGGTTGATGCTTTAGAAGCGGTTGGCGTAAAATGCTTTGGACCTAAAGCAAACGCAGCAATTATCGAGGGCAGTAAAGTGTTCTCTAAAAACTTGATGAAGAAATACAACATTCCTACTGCACAGTATGAAGTGTTCTCTGAAATGGATGCAGCTCTTAAATATTTGAAAACTGCACCCATTCCGACTGTTATCAAGGCAGACGGTTTAGCACTCGGTAAAGGTGTTGTGATTGCAGAAACACGGGAAGATGCCATGAATGCCGTAAAATCCATGATGGAAGATAAAATCTTCGGTGAGAGCGGTAACAACATTGTAGTAGAAGAATTTTTAACAGGCCCAGAGGTTTCTGTTTTAGCATTTACAGACGGCAAAACATTAGTACCTATGGTTTCCTCTATGGATCACAAGCGTGCGCTCGACAATGACAAAGGTTTAAATACCGGTGGTATGGGCACAATTGCACCCAATCCGTATTACACAGAAGATATTGCAAAGGTTTGTATGGATACTATTTTTATGCCCACTATGGATGCAATGAACAAAGAGGGAAGAACCTTTAAAGGATGTCTTTACTTTGGTCTGATGCTGACCGAAAAGGGTCCTAAGGTTATCGAGTACAACTGCCGTTTTGGTGACCCTGAAACGCAGGTTGTTTTGCCTCTTTTGGAATCTGATTTGTTTGAAATCATGCAGGCGGTTGCAGAGGTAAGACTTTCTGAAGTTGATGTAAAATTCTCCAATGGCTCTGCTTGCTGTGTGGTAATGGCATCTGCCGGCTATCCGCAAAAGTACGAAAGCGGATTTGAAATCAAGGTGTCTGATGCGTTTAAAGGCAATCTGTTTGTGGCAGGTGCAAAGCTTGAGGACGGCAAAATGCTTACTGCAGGAGGCAGAGTTTTAGGTGTAACCGCAACAGCGGATACATTGGAAAACGCAATTGACAAGGCATATGCGGAAGTGAAAAACGTTTCCTTCGAGAATGCCTTCTACAGAAATGATATCGGACAACGTGCATTAAAAGCAAAGGAGGCATAA